The Clostridiales bacterium genome segment TGTACAAGAATAGTAATAAGTCGTATATATCTGTTATGGCTGAATCTAAGAGCTTGTCAGACTTTTTAAGCAGGATTGAGTTAGTAAACAGAATATCACGTAATGATAGGATATTGATAGAAAAGATCAATAACGACAAGTTAGATATTGAGTTTAAGAAGAAGCAGAAAGAGATAGAGAAGAATAACGTGGTAAGAAGAGCTAATGAAACGAAGAGAAATATGCAACAGATGCAAAGCTCGAGGGCTAAAAAAGATGATGAGATAAGAAACATACAAAGCAGGATAAGAAAGTTAGAGAGAGAAGAGAATGAGTTAATAAAGAAGTCAAATGAATTAGCTAGTAGGATACAAGGGTTACAGAAGAGTTATACTAGATATTCATCAGGGAAAATGCTTTGGCCGTTGCCAAGTTCAAGAAGAATAACATCTCCATTTGGTACAAGAGTACATCCTATTTACAAAAGAGTAAAAGCGCATCACGGAATTGACATAGCTGGAAGAAGAGGCAGTCCTATAATTGCAGCCAAGGAAGGAAGAGTTATAATATCAGGATGGCAAAGAGGGTACGGGAATGTGGTTATAATAGATCATGGTGGAGGGATAACATCAGTATATGCACATTGTGATACTCTTTTAGCAAGAGTAGGTCAAAAGGTTAAGCAAGGTGAAGTAATCGCAAAGGTTGGGAGTACAGGGTATTCGACGGGACCACATTTACATTTTGAGGTAAGAAAAAATGGAGCAGTGGTGAATCCGTTAAGTTATACGAGTTAGAGTACAGCGTTTATTGCAAATGGCAAATAAAAGTAGCCTTTGGTGCTACTTTTTTTGCTAATATGCACTGATATATAATCATATAATGCAAATATATAAAAGTTAAGGAGAAAGAGATAAGTGGAATATGAAAAGAAAATAGTATATGAAAAAGAAGAAAGTGGTAATAAATTTAGAAAAGTGAGGAGATTTAATCCACTTGCAATTGTACTGATAATTTCAGCTTTATTAAATGTATATTTACTTGGTGCCGTAGTTAGTTCTGTGACATTTGATGCAAGGAGAATACCTTTTAATAAGTTGAGGATGGCTAAGGAGTTTAAATATCTTATTACGAGGTATTATTATAAGGAGCTAGATCAAGAAAAGTTACTTGAGAGTTGTATAAGAGGTATGACGAGTGTGATGGATGATCCTTATACAGAGTATTTTACTAAAGACGAGATGGATGATTTTAAATTATCATCGGATGGTCGTTTTAAGGGAATAGGTGTTTCTATGTATATGGATGATGATGATATTGTCAATATAGTAGATATTATGAAAGGCACACCAGCAGAGAGAGCGGGATTGCGTAAAGGAGATAAGATACTTAAGATAGATGGTAGAGATGTAACTGGATTAATTAATATGGATGATATTGCAAAAATGATATCCAGTTCAGGAGGTAGTGTCGTTTTAGAAGTAGAGAGACCGGCAGAGGAGAGAAAAATTAGGTTTGTTGTAGACGTAGAGGAGATAAGGAGAATAGTTACAACTAGCAAAGTTTTTGATAATAATATTGGATATATAAGTTTACAGATGTTTGATGAGGAAATTGATAAAGAGTTTAAGGAACATTTGAATAAGTTGAAAAAAGAAGGGATAAAAGGTTTAATAATAGATTTAAGAGACAATCCGGGTGGAAGTTATTCGAAAGTTTTGAATGTAGCGAATATGTTGATACCTAAGGGTAAATTGGTGGTTTATACGGAGGATAAGAATAAAAAAAGAGATGAAAAATATTCTAAAGGACCGGGTTTAAATATGCCAATTGTAGTTCTAGTAAATAATAATAGTGCAAGTGCATCGGAGGTATTGGCAGGAGCATTAAAACATAATGGCTTGGCGACCTTGGTGGGTAAAAAAACGTTTGGTAAAGGATTAGTTCAATGGGTACAAGATTTTTCTGATGGATCGGGATTGAAATTTACAGTAGCGAAATTTTTTACTCCGACAGGAGAGTGTGTACAAGATAGGGGAATAGCGGTTGATTATAAAGTCGATTTGCCAGAAAAATATTCGCATAATATAGTGTCTCAAATTCCAAAAGAAGATGATACCCAGCTTAACGAAGCGTTGAAAATAATGAAAGAAAAAATAAAGAAAAAATAAAGAAAAAATATAGTAAAAGGGAAGAGGCTATTTAGTATGGTCTCTTTTAAATATTTTAAAGTTTTTTACCTAAAATTTAGCGAGGTTATCTTAAACACATTTGTGCTACAGAAGGAGAACCCAACTGTTTACATGTTATTGCAAAAGGAAGCTCTTAAGTTTCACGTCGAGAATTTTATGACAAAAATTTGAGATGTAGGTAGGGGGAAGTCATATTTAGTTAGTGGGAGTATGTGGCTTTTAAGTATTATTTTCACACTATGATAGCTTTTGGCATATAATAGTTAAATATTTGTTGAATAACAAAGCTTTGTAAAGGCAAATAATATATGGCAGAAAGGAAGTGGAAATAAATGCATACAGTCACAATTATAGTTGATAAAAAATTTTATTCAGTAGTAACGAAGCAACTCGAAGATATGGATATAAAAGTTTTAGACTATGCCAAAAAGGAGTTAGATGATAATTTAATAAAATATACATCAGAAACAAGTAATAGCGATTTTATATATGATATAGCGGAGCTTTTGACAAATTGTATAATAAATGTATATGAATTTTTCTTGCTCAATAAAATAATATCAAAAGATTATATCAATTTTAATGTACAAGAGAAGAAAAAAATTATGCATGTTGCAAAAGAAATTATAGACGGTAATGATAGTGTTGTAGACAAAGTATTTTTTATCAAAAGAAAAAATTATATTTATAAGAGGCTTGTTGATTATTTGTCTAAGAATGAGGTAATTAGGTTAGAAGGATTTATAATTTTTAGATTAAAAGACTATAAAAGTGACTTAGAGTTGATTTTAGAAAAAGCTGTGGATGTTTATTTGACAGATAAAGAGTATAATGAATTTATAAATCTTTTAAAATATTTTATAGAAGTACAGGAGTCAAGGATAGATGTTGTACATTTAACAATATATGCTAATGGTGATTTTAAGTTGTGTGATAAGTTTGAAAGAGATATAAGTTATTTGTATATAGATGATATGAGAGAAGAACTTTTAAATAGCAAATTAACCAAGGAAGATATTCTTTTAGGTGCGTTAATAACCATATCACCTCAAAAAATAATACTTAACAGAAAATGTGATGGTAAGATTAGCAAGGAAATATTTAATACAATAAATAGTGTATTCACTGACAGAATAAGTATCCATGATCCAAATTAACAAGAAATTTTTTAAGCCCCCAATTCGGAGAAAAATCCACTTTGGGGTTTAAAAGTATAATGGTTACACAAATATTTCCCTTAAATATGTGAGAACAATGTGAAAACACGGCAAGGGGGAATATGTTGACGAACTATATTAAATATTATATAATCGTGTGAGTAATCGTACGTGTGATAAGAATTGTACGGCAATGAAAGTGACGAAAGGAAGATTTTTTGAATGGGGAAAAAAAATAGAAAGACAAAGAATAAGATAGTTGTTGAAGAATTACTGAAGTTGGATGAAGATATGGTAAATTTATTGTCGGGTTCTAAACAAGACAGAGTAGAGGTAGAGGATTTAGTATTAAGGAGCGTGGAGAGAGGAGACGTAACATCTTTAGAAAATTTGTTTGAAAAAGGATTGCATTTAAACAAACCAGATAATAATAATGAAAGCTTATTACATGTTGCATGTAAATATGGACATGTGTCTATAGTGGATAAGTTGCTAGAAAATGGGTTTGATATAAATTTAGCCAATAAAGATGGGGATACTCCATTGTATAGGGCATGCTACAACGGACATAGCACACTAGCAAAATATCTTATAGAAAAAGGAGCTGATGTAAATACAGTTGATAATAGGGGTGTTAGACCATTACATATAGCGGTGTATAGAGGATTAAACGACGTAGTGAACAAATTATTAGAGGCAGGCTCACGCGTGAATGATTGTTATGAAACTGGGGATACAGCACTACATTTGGCTTCGCAAAGTGGGAATAGCTATATAGTGGACAAGTTAATAGAGAAAGGGGCAGAAGTTAATAGCCAGGATAATCGAAAAATTACAGCGTTGCATTTAGCGAGTAATCATGGACATAAAGAAGTGGTGGATAGTTTAATAAGGGCTGGTGCGGATGTAAATTTGCCATGTGAGGACATGGTTTTGCCATTGCATTTAGTGTGTCGAAATGGGAATGAAGAAATATTGGATAGCTTACTAAAGGCTGGAGCTAACGTAAATGAAGTTGATGATCAAGGGAATATTCCATTATGTATAGCGTATTTGCATAATTATGAAAACATATTAGAAAAATTATTATTAGTACCTGAGGTAAACGTTAATGCATCTAATGCAGACAAAAGCACATTATTACATAAAGCGTGTGGAAGAGGTGATATTAAACTAGTAGATAAATTGATATCGTGTTATGATATAAATGTAAATGTACTAGATAAAAATGGATTTAATCCACTTGATATAGCTTATAATAGGGGATATATGGATATAGTAGATAAATTATATAAATTGACTGATTTAACAGGGCAGCCTAAAAAGAAATTACAGGGAATAAAAAGGAATATAGCAATGCATAGGTTGCCAGAAGTTTGTAGATTGGGGAATATGGAAGAGTTATCGAGATTATTAAATATGATAAAATATATAGATCCTGAATTTTTAGCAGATTTAATGAGTAAATCACCATCTAATGTTATAGAATATTTAATTAAGCAATTTGATAATGCCAAGATAGTACAAGCTTTGTCTTATATTGAGGCAAATGATGTGAGAGGTATTGTTTTAGGACAAATCTTTGATAAAAGAGATATACTAAGAGAAGCGAAAGGTGATACGAGAACAGTACTGTATACAATAATATCAAGAAAGTTGATTCAAGCGTGTAGAGATTCTGATCAAGATACGGTAAAAAAAATGTTGGATACAGGTATAGATGTAAAAAAAGACGTATCATATTTAAATGCAGCAATTGCATCAGGGAGTGATATTATTGTAAAGTTGCTAAGAGAGAAAGGGGCAAAAGAAGAGAAAAATACTAGAGTATCAGTGATAAAAAATATTGTTAGAACAAAAAAAACTAAGCAAGATAATAAGAATGAAATTTTATTACTTGCAATTAACAAAGGCAAAGTGCCAGATGTTCGTAAATTATTAAATAATGGGGTAAGCGCAGATATATCAGATAAGAATGGGGTTAGTGCATTGATGCATGCAATAAAAAAAGGTGATGAAGATATCATAAATGCGTTATTAGAAAAAGATGCAAATGTAAATGCTGTAGATAAACAACAAAAGAGTATCTTAATGTACGCTATAGAAGAGGGAAATGTGGAACTTGTAAAAAAGTTAGTTCAAAGGGAAGCTTCAGTTTCATCGAAAAACAAAGAGGGGAAAAGTGTGTTAATGTACGCGTTAGAGAAAGGCGAGAGTATGTCAGATATAATAGATAGTAATATAAACTCGGCGAATATAGATGATATAGATAATAATGGTATGGATTTGTTGATGTATGCATGTCGAGGTGGTTATATGGATGCTATTAAGGTCTTAGTTGAGAGAGGAATGAAAGTAGGCAGATGTTGTGATGAACAAACAGCTCTGGGAATAGCTTTTAATAAAGGAAATTTAGATGTAGTAGAATATTTTATAAAAAAGGGTGTAACTGAAACGGGAAGAATATATGACAAAAATGAATTTTTTGTGCAAGTGGGGAGAGTTACTAAAGGATTACCAATAAGAGATAAAAAAGTATTATCTTCAAAAGATGAGTTGTGTAAAAATGAGAGCGAAAAAAAGAAAGGAAGGTCTACTATTGAAGGCAATACCGTGCTAGTGTGACAGCCTCCCCTACGATTTGACACAAGAAAAACTCATAAAAAGTAAAAAAGTTTGCATCTAAATAGACACTTTATCTTGACAATCGAGTAAAAAGGTGATAAGGTATAGGAGTTGAGAAAGTCGTAGATAATTAAGTGTTTACGAAATAGGGGCTTTTAGATATACACAGTTTTTTGGGATTTTATTAGAAGGGGGTGTTTTTGGTGGCTAAGTGTGAAGTTTGTAATAAGGGCGTAACTTTTGGAATCAAGGTCAGTCACTCACATAGGAGGAGTAATAGAGTTTGGAAGCCTAATGTGAAGAAGGTTAGGGTGTTTGTAAATGGTGCTAATAAGTCAATGTACATTTGTACAAGATGTTTGCGCGCAAATAAAGTTACACGTGCAATGTAATTTTTGTAATTAAATAAATAGTAGTAAGCGTGAGCCTGTTGTATGAGGATGAAGAGCTTGCGCTATTTTTATTGAAAAATAAAGAAATAGGTGGTAAAGAACGAAGTTAGGAAAGTATTTAGGAGTTGTCCTAAGTGTGACGTTGTTATAAAAGTAATTTGGTATCTTACACCAATAGTTATATATAACAGTATACTTTTGTGGGGAAAGAGTATTGATGTTAATGCAAGAGATGAAAAAGGAAGCACGCCTTTACATTTAGCAGTAAATAGAAGAGATTTGGATTTAATTAAGTTGTTGTTAGGAAAAGGTGCAAATGTTAACGCAAAAGATAATAGAGGGAATACACCACTTGAGTGTGCGTTTAATAATACATATTCATATAATGTTCAGACAGATAGTAGAATTAAGATGAATATAGCGAAAGAATTAATAGAAAATGGCGCGTCTATAGATATTAGAAATGATAATTGTAGACTTAGTTGAGATAATATTGGAGTTTGGTGCAAATGTAAATGCTAAAAATATAGAAGGGTACACACCATTACACTTAGCAGTTGCTAAAGGTTATAAGGAGATAGCTTGGGTATTATTAAATCATGGTGCAATAAATTAATAGTTTGTTTATCTAAAATTTAGTGATTTATCTCCTCACTTCTATAAGTAAGGTATGAATCACTAAAAAATACAGTATTAACAATTCTGGGATAACACCCTAAACGAATATTAGCCAAAAAACGGGAGATTATAGCAATAAAATTGGGTAAGAATACACATTCTGTATTTTTGTTGCATTATCGCGTTATGTCTATTGAGAATTATAGGAGAAAAGTATTTCACAAAAACCATTTTGAGAAAATATAAATTCTCCCTAAATATAATATAGTGAGTAAAGAGTGGAATCATGATAAAGATATTTATGGAAAAAATTTAAGATGTAGGTGGAGGATAATGTCAAATATAAAAAGAATGCTCTTTTTTTGTTTCAAAAAATAGGAGTATAATCCAGGTTGAAGATGTTCATAAGATTTTCTAAAGTGTAGTTGGTAGAATTTATTTCATATTACATGTATATTGTGAATAAATATACATGTAATATGAAGGATGCTAAAAATTATGTAATAAAATGTAATATCTTCGAAAATTTTTATATTGCTATTATAAAAATATATCGATATTATAGTATGTAAGGGATTATATTATTTTGGGGGATGTAAAAATGGAAAAGATAAAGCTTACTATAGAGGCAAGTAAAAATAAAGGAACAAGGGAATTTAGAAAAGGAATATCGCTAGTTGAGGTATTAAAAGAATTAAACGTAAGAAGTTCATGTGATATAGTTGCAGCGAAACAAAAAAATGAGATAAGAGAATTAACTTATACAATTGATACAGATAGTGAAATAAAATTTGTAGGGTTAGAGGATATAGATGGATTTAGAATATACACAAGAAGTCTTATATTTTTGCTAATAAAGGCCGTAAAAGATCTGCATAGTAGAGGAGATATATATGTTAGGAATTCTATTAGCGAAGGAACATATTGCGACCTAGTTGGAGTGGGTAAAGTAACAGAGAAAAAAGTAAAACAGATAGAGCAGAAGATGAGGGAGTTAGTTAATGAAGAGCTCCCATTTACCAAAATTGTCTTGCCAATTGAAAAAGGTAAAAAATTTTATAAAGATGTGGGATTGTTAAATAAATATAATTTAATAGAATACACTGATCGCCAATATGTTACTTTGTATGAATTAGATGGACTAAAAAACTATTTTTATGGATATATGGTTCCCAATACAGGATTTTTAACTAGTTTTGAGCTGGTGTACTATGGAGGAGGATTAATTGTAAGGTGTCCCACTGTAAAGTCTCCCAAACGTATTCCGCTTTTTGTAGAGCAAAAGAAAATTCTTGGTGTGTTCAAAGAGTTTAAAGATTGGAATAGTATATTGGGGATTGAGAATGTTGGGATGATAAATAAAATTATACATGATGGGAAATTAGGAGATTATATAAGAGTTGCGGAGGCATTACAGGAGAAAAAAATTGCGCATATTGCAGATATGATTTGTTCGTCTGAAGATGACAAAAAATTGGTCTTGATAGCTGGGCCATCGTCATCAGGGAAAACAACTTTTTCAAAGAGATTAGAAGTGGAACTTAGAGTCAACAAAAAGAAGCCTGTGACAATAGGTTTAGATGATTATTTTTTGGATAGAAAAAATACTCCAAGAGACGAAGAAGGGAATTTGGATTACGAGTCTATAGATGCATTAGATATAAAAAAATTCAATCAAGATTTAGTTGATCTAATAGCAGGTAAAGAAGTGGAGATACCAATATTCAATTTCAAAATAGGAGCGAGAGATAAAAAAACTAGAAAATTAAAATTGGCAGATGATAGTATAATAGTGATAGAGGGGATACATGGGCTAAATGATGCGTTAACAGCGTCAGTTGATTCAGCAAATAAGTTTAAAATATATGTAAGTGCCCTAACAACACTTAATTTAGATGAGCACAACAGAATATATACAACGGATAATAGATTATTAAGAAGGATTGTGCGAGATAATCAATTTAGAGGGATTGATGCGTTAGAGACAATTGAGAGATGGCACTTAGTTAGAAAAGGAGAGGAAAAAAATATATTCCCATTCCAGGAAAATGCAGATGTTATATTTAATTCTGCACTTATGTATGAGATATTTGTGTTAAAAGGCTATGCTGAAAAATTGTTAAAAGAAATTGATAACAAACACCCACAATATATAGAATCAAAGAGGTTATTAGGCTTTTTATCATATTTTTTAGAGGCACCGACAAAA includes the following:
- a CDS encoding peptidoglycan DD-metalloendopeptidase family protein — translated: MVLVRCRRLSLIMSIASVIMLNIPLAGANNLDTRSQKKNVDSMIQSIGKQKKDDSRKLQNAIREKNNLRRRENVENSKYKRFITEKKYIEREEQLLDKAIKEAEERYDEQMDVLKKRIRVLYKNSNKSYISVMAESKSLSDFLSRIELVNRISRNDRILIEKINNDKLDIEFKKKQKEIEKNNVVRRANETKRNMQQMQSSRAKKDDEIRNIQSRIRKLEREENELIKKSNELASRIQGLQKSYTRYSSGKMLWPLPSSRRITSPFGTRVHPIYKRVKAHHGIDIAGRRGSPIIAAKEGRVIISGWQRGYGNVVIIDHGGGITSVYAHCDTLLARVGQKVKQGEVIAKVGSTGYSTGPHLHFEVRKNGAVVNPLSYTS
- a CDS encoding S41 family peptidase, with protein sequence MEYEKKIVYEKEESGNKFRKVRRFNPLAIVLIISALLNVYLLGAVVSSVTFDARRIPFNKLRMAKEFKYLITRYYYKELDQEKLLESCIRGMTSVMDDPYTEYFTKDEMDDFKLSSDGRFKGIGVSMYMDDDDIVNIVDIMKGTPAERAGLRKGDKILKIDGRDVTGLINMDDIAKMISSSGGSVVLEVERPAEERKIRFVVDVEEIRRIVTTSKVFDNNIGYISLQMFDEEIDKEFKEHLNKLKKEGIKGLIIDLRDNPGGSYSKVLNVANMLIPKGKLVVYTEDKNKKRDEKYSKGPGLNMPIVVLVNNNSASASEVLAGALKHNGLATLVGKKTFGKGLVQWVQDFSDGSGLKFTVAKFFTPTGECVQDRGIAVDYKVDLPEKYSHNIVSQIPKEDDTQLNEALKIMKEKIKKK
- a CDS encoding putative sporulation protein YtxC, with translation MHTVTIIVDKKFYSVVTKQLEDMDIKVLDYAKKELDDNLIKYTSETSNSDFIYDIAELLTNCIINVYEFFLLNKIISKDYINFNVQEKKKIMHVAKEIIDGNDSVVDKVFFIKRKNYIYKRLVDYLSKNEVIRLEGFIIFRLKDYKSDLELILEKAVDVYLTDKEYNEFINLLKYFIEVQESRIDVVHLTIYANGDFKLCDKFERDISYLYIDDMREELLNSKLTKEDILLGALITISPQKIILNRKCDGKISKEIFNTINSVFTDRISIHDPN
- a CDS encoding ankyrin repeat domain-containing protein gives rise to the protein MGKKNRKTKNKIVVEELLKLDEDMVNLLSGSKQDRVEVEDLVLRSVERGDVTSLENLFEKGLHLNKPDNNNESLLHVACKYGHVSIVDKLLENGFDINLANKDGDTPLYRACYNGHSTLAKYLIEKGADVNTVDNRGVRPLHIAVYRGLNDVVNKLLEAGSRVNDCYETGDTALHLASQSGNSYIVDKLIEKGAEVNSQDNRKITALHLASNHGHKEVVDSLIRAGADVNLPCEDMVLPLHLVCRNGNEEILDSLLKAGANVNEVDDQGNIPLCIAYLHNYENILEKLLLVPEVNVNASNADKSTLLHKACGRGDIKLVDKLISCYDINVNVLDKNGFNPLDIAYNRGYMDIVDKLYKLTDLTGQPKKKLQGIKRNIAMHRLPEVCRLGNMEELSRLLNMIKYIDPEFLADLMSKSPSNVIEYLIKQFDNAKIVQALSYIEANDVRGIVLGQIFDKRDILREAKGDTRTVLYTIISRKLIQACRDSDQDTVKKMLDTGIDVKKDVSYLNAAIASGSDIIVKLLREKGAKEEKNTRVSVIKNIVRTKKTKQDNKNEILLLAINKGKVPDVRKLLNNGVSADISDKNGVSALMHAIKKGDEDIINALLEKDANVNAVDKQQKSILMYAIEEGNVELVKKLVQREASVSSKNKEGKSVLMYALEKGESMSDIIDSNINSANIDDIDNNGMDLLMYACRGGYMDAIKVLVERGMKVGRCCDEQTALGIAFNKGNLDVVEYFIKKGVTETGRIYDKNEFFVQVGRVTKGLPIRDKKVLSSKDELCKNESEKKKGRSTIEGNTVLV
- a CDS encoding 50S ribosomal protein L28, with the translated sequence MAKCEVCNKGVTFGIKVSHSHRRSNRVWKPNVKKVRVFVNGANKSMYICTRCLRANKVTRAM
- a CDS encoding ankyrin repeat domain-containing protein, which gives rise to MVKNEVRKVFRSCPKCDVVIKVIWYLTPIVIYNSILLWGKSIDVNARDEKGSTPLHLAVNRRDLDLIKLLLGKGANVNAKDNRGNTPLECAFNNTYSYNVQTDSRIKMNIAKELIENGASIDIRNDNCRLS
- a CDS encoding ankyrin repeat domain-containing protein, whose product is MIIVDLVEIILEFGANVNAKNIEGYTPLHLAVAKGYKEIAWVLLNHGAIN
- a CDS encoding nucleoside kinase encodes the protein MEKIKLTIEASKNKGTREFRKGISLVEVLKELNVRSSCDIVAAKQKNEIRELTYTIDTDSEIKFVGLEDIDGFRIYTRSLIFLLIKAVKDLHSRGDIYVRNSISEGTYCDLVGVGKVTEKKVKQIEQKMRELVNEELPFTKIVLPIEKGKKFYKDVGLLNKYNLIEYTDRQYVTLYELDGLKNYFYGYMVPNTGFLTSFELVYYGGGLIVRCPTVKSPKRIPLFVEQKKILGVFKEFKDWNSILGIENVGMINKIIHDGKLGDYIRVAEALQEKKIAHIADMICSSEDDKKLVLIAGPSSSGKTTFSKRLEVELRVNKKKPVTIGLDDYFLDRKNTPRDEEGNLDYESIDALDIKKFNQDLVDLIAGKEVEIPIFNFKIGARDKKTRKLKLADDSIIVIEGIHGLNDALTASVDSANKFKIYVSALTTLNLDEHNRIYTTDNRLLRRIVRDNQFRGIDALETIERWHLVRKGEEKNIFPFQENADVIFNSALMYEIFVLKGYAEKLLKEIDNKHPQYIESKRLLGFLSYFLEAPTKDIPQDSLLKEFIGGSCFEQT